A region from the Anomaloglossus baeobatrachus isolate aAnoBae1 chromosome 11, aAnoBae1.hap1, whole genome shotgun sequence genome encodes:
- the LOC142256941 gene encoding uncharacterized protein LOC142256941 isoform X2, with protein MLCNPSKNLKNIDFEVIMAKGESDVRDGKRCKEDVLTDGRTRSSKRRPVSSDVKADDCNIETQEEHANISALHTKDLPTDPFKVLSPNSPQTIKQNKSHRRSGKNKRAPTRKKPLSCPECGKCCRDKSALVVHERIHTGVKPFSCSECDKCFTIKSNLVIHERIHTGEKPFSCSECEKCFIRKSELVKHERIHTGEKPFSCSECEKCFTTKYILIEHERIHTGVKPFSCSECEKCFIVKSELVIHERIHTGEKQFPCSECEKWFSRKSLLVRHERSHTGDKPFSCSECEKCFITKSDLVIHERIHTGEKPFSCSECEKCFTNPSQLVIHERIHTGEKPFSCSECEKCFTNTSQLVIHERIHTGEKPFSCSKCEKCFTNKCNLVEHERIHTGEKPFSCSKCGKCFTNKSNFVRHERSHTGEKPFSCSECEKCFTKKSNLVRHERIHTG; from the coding sequence atggtcGCACCAGAAGCTCCAAAAGACGTCCTGTATCATCTGATGTTAAAGCAGATGATTGTAACATAGAAACCCAGGAAGAACATGCCAACATCTCAGCCCTTCACACCAAAGATCTACCAACTGATCCTTTTAAAGTACTATCTCCCAATTCACCACAAACTATTAAGCAAAATAAAAGTCACAGACGAAGTGGGAAAAATAAAAGAGCTCCCACAAGGAAGAAGCCAttatcatgtccagaatgtgggaaatgctgtaGAGATAAATCAGCTCTTGttgtacatgagagaattcacacaggagtgaagccattttcatgttcagaatgtgataaATGCTTTACTATCAAATCTAAccttgttatacatgagagaattcacacaggagagaagccattttcatgctcagaatgtgagaaatgttttattagaaaatctGAACTTGTTAAacatgaaagaattcacacaggagagaagccattttcatgctcagaatgtgagaaatgctttaCTACCAAATATATTCTTAttgaacatgagagaattcacacaggagtaaagccattttcatgctcagaatgtgagaaatgttttattgtaaAATCTGAACTTGTTATacatgaaagaattcacacaggagagaagcaatttccatgctcagaatgtgagaaatggttTAGTAGGAAATCTCttcttgttagacatgagagaagtcacacaggagacaagccattttcatgctcagaatgtgagaaatgttttattacaaaatctgatcttgttatacatgagagaattcacacaggagagaagccattttcatgctcagaatgtgagaaatgctttaCTAACCCATCTCAgcttgttatacatgagagaattcacacaggagagaagccattttcatgctcagaatgtgagaaatgctttaCTAACACATCTCAgcttgttatacatgagagaattcacacaggagagaagccattttcatgctcaaaatgtgagaaatgttttactaacAAATGTAATCTTGttgaacatgagagaattcacacaggagagaagccattttcatgctcaaaatgtgggaaatgctttactaACAAATCTAATTTTGTTagacatgagagaagtcacacaggagagaagccattttcatgctcagaatgtgagaaatgctttaCCAAGAAATCTAatcttgttagacatgagagaattcacacaggatag